The sequence tttgtcaaataatctgcaatcttattaacttctctgtaacaatgggataacaagaaagattcaaacaattctaatttttataaaatgggatcaagtatatactgcaaattccaacaattcgatttcttttccataacacattgaataatcaccatagaatcaccttcaattattaaggccttaattcccaaagagattgccatatccaatccaaaagacaaagcatgaaatttcgcataatttttagttttaaaaccaatagaatgacacttagctcaaataaaatttgcattgtgatcataaattaccatgcctaccccagctggcccagggttaccatgagaggccccatcaaaattcagtttaaagtgcccttgcagaggaggtttccatctagcagagcatctcttacctattgcatcattctttttcaaaattgaaccatgagagggtaatactgacagcagcttccaaactctagtaactctactatcctagtgtgaaaaagaagtaagattttccaaattcttataaataaatgacaaagcaacctcagagattgaagactcattttttaatagaacctcagacacaggagaccttgtttttttaaatatcctgttgtttctctctagccaaaaattccaaatcataatagatggagatatgatccaaaggcatgcataaaaagatgaggcaaacataaagggccaagatctaaaatgggaaatgagatccttaccaataacaaaggatatatttaacttctcaaacaaccactgccaacattcataagcataatcacaatggaggaataggtgtgaagaagattccaaatttttgttacaaaggacacaagggaaaacaacagtaataccaagcctgtctagtctcatacctgtaagggctctatcctgaactgccaaccaagcaaaggctccagctttgggaagacaatctgaatgccaaaacaacttataaggccaagaagataaatctttagcaaccataagagagttgtaaccatctttaacaatgtacttaccacaaatattctttgtccaaataagttcatcctcagaatcagaaagaaatacaattctatcccccaaaatcttttcaaaatataatttcattctttgatcaacatctaagaaatgaatcgacttccatctagctagcttaaggggtccactagtcacaatttcaaaataatctgctacaaaaacaccccaaagggaggaaagaacagtgatcagaggagaccattgcctaatattcaccaaaggtgtgtttccattccatacttcatcccagagtttgacctttctaccattatgaacaatccatgagagatgaggcaaaataactgatctacttttacaaaggaaattccaaatagcagaacctgaaggcaaatttgagactttaaaaatgtactctctcggtccattatttaaatatttggcaaacataatttgtgcccataaggagctaggcttgtcatataatttccaaactaacttagcacctaaggctaaattctgattctctagactccgaattcctattcccccaagttccttaggcaaacataccttatccggtgcaactaaagggagtttctttttgccatctttattattgttccaaagaaaatctctaagagtatcttgtAAAGTAACAATGGCTATTGATGGATACTGATAtcattaaatgatttttttttatgctaTTAGATGTGTGCAAGAGTTGTCCATTCTATTGATTCACTAGATATTGAAATGAGTTGAGGTTAGTATTTAAATTACAACTTTAAGGGTGGAAGTAAAACACTTTGAACTTCAAATTGACACATAATGATTAAGTggagaaaaataaatagataacaaacTTAATTTTTTGAAGTCATTTGaacaatcataaaaaaataacCTGAATTAGATTATCAAATTATAAAGAAACTTGAAATAAGAATAAGTAAAATTAAAGTTACATCCAATTTtctaatatatctatatatataataataaatatgaattaaattatatattcattaataaaaataataaaattaaaaaaataactaaCCAAAATAAttctaaaatagaaaaaaaaagtaaaattacaATTTTTACCCTTACAAATCTAAATATAGAACCTTGGATCTGATCACTTAGTAAATAATACAAAATATCTTTAGTAACAATCACTATGGGATCTTTTCTGTCTTTTAAGTACAAGTCTGGGTCATTTGCCATTTATTATGCCGAAGGCGTCTCTTACTATGGAATGCACAGGCTAAATTTTGCAAATCAATGGTTTACATTTACATAGAGGCATGCAAGATGATTCAAACATCTGCCATCGTTGATCGATTTTCGTCAAATTTAGTAGCGCTTTCCTCGGAAACTCTCATGGAAAATGGTGACATGACAACCATattgatattattcaagcactcaaAGATCGTTGGCCTTTAACAGTTCGCTGACATGACAACTGTATGGTACTGACATGGCAACCATATTTCAAGTACATCACCGCTGAGGTTTAAGCACCCATTAATGTTAATAATGTTAAAAAAGGATTTTTTCTTACCACTTGCTTTATGTGGTAGATCTCTCTATGATTTCTATGTCATATTTTTTACCTCTGGATTGCATTGATCGAAACACCCCACTTGCATAGGGTCGGGAAATAGTATGGTCTTCGATAATTACAAAGGCTTATAGCCATGAGTATTGATTAGAACAAAACAAGTCTCTTGCACTATTTATTGTGCGAGTGAAATGGGGGTTAATTCGTTATTCTTTCATATTTTGTGTTGCACTGTCGCATTATTTTACTATGGAAAGGAAGGGAGATTGAGGGCGGCAGCTCAAACCTAAAATTTTGCTCTACATTCAAAATATAACCATGACTACAGTATTTTGGTGCTAGAGTAGGGTAGATACAACACACTAGATTCAGATTTAGATTTCACTATACCCATTATATATTTATCTCGATCTCTGATTGGGTGAGAGGGTCAAGCATAGTTATGTAGTCAACCAAGACCAAAAAATGAGGAATTAAACATATTATTTGCAGCATGTTGGATAGGAACAACTCAAATCCACGTTTGCTAGGCTATTTTAATAATCTAATTTTAATTTAATGTTCACCGTTATTTATTCTTCCTTTATTAGGGTCTATTTTCACTTCAAAATATATGTACTTTATTACGGTATATTTTCACTTTAAAATATATGTACAAAAATTAATTACATAAGACGAATTTTATAAAATTGTGATAATGTAGTTAAATGATTTTTATAtggttttaaaattaaaaaaaaattaaaacgaattacaaattaaattattttgatataattatatttattatttcatataatattttatttaatatagattatattatttatgtatatTGTATAAAAACACATAACTAATAAATAATATACATTTTATGTATTGCAAATTAAATTGTATTattgtatataatattatataatgtaaattatataatttatttctaaaatatatTATAAGTTTTATATTTTGATTGATTCAAAATAATTTCACTTGAGATAATTGGGTTTTTCATGATGATTTTTGACTTGAGTTTTATCATTGGTCACCTTTAAATATAATAAGCCTTCTATTAACAATATTATAGTTATATTTAATAACTGATATTATATTCTATACTTATTATAgaatatattacatattaataaatataattagtatataatatatttttaatatagtaaaaaataatttatattgcTCTTAGACCTCCTCTCTCGCTCTTACCATGTCTAGTTTTATCTTCTCATCtttccctcttcctctctatctacatctcattatctctctcttattcgctccatctctccatctatcttcctctctctctatctatgtaTATCCCTCTCTTTACCTCTATATGTATTACTTCATATATCTTTATATTTCTGTCCCTTCATCTCCTCCTCTCATTGACTGCatctttctatctttatttaaccctctccctctttttctctccttctatctctccctctttatatataaatatatctctcACCCCTCCATCTTTCCTAGTATTTATCTCTTTGTGTCTCTCTATATCCCTCAAACTATATCTTACCAcgtctccctctccatccccctctatatatattggtctatctctccctctccatctctatatATTAGGATATATCTTCGCTCTCTTTCTTCCCTCTTCCTTTCTACCCATCTCTCTCACTGCCCTCTCCTCTATATTTCCATTCTCTTCTCTACTCATCTCTCCCTCCCTTGCTCCATCCATATCCCCCTATTTATCTATTCATCTTTGCCCCTTTCTCCATTTCTCTTCTCATATATCTCCATATATCTCTTTATTTTCCCATATACCTCCATCTatctctttctcttcccatatatctctatctttccctctttctctatccttctctttatctccctcaattgatctatctccctctccctatctatcTCTTGCTCCATCTCAATTTGTCTACCTCtactctttatctctttatctatctccctatctctatcccCTCACTATCTCTCTCAATATCCTCTTATAAATACTTATATCTTACCTctcttcatctctccctctccctttgtaTCTCTCACTCTTTCTCCTTATCTCCCCCTTgatatctctctatctttatctctcttgcTCATATATGTACCTCTCTATCTATTTCTAACCTACTTCCTatctccctctatcttcatcttAACCCTAATGTCATATTTCCCATAATCTCTAAAAATGTCTCGCCATCTCTATCCATCCATCCTTGTCCTTCTTCCTATTTCTCTCACCTATATCTCTCtgcctttctatctctatctctccatattttttCTTCCAtgtatccctctatctctatcttcttaTCTACCCATCTCTCTCCACTcctatatatctccctctctctatcattctttccctctctcataGTATATTTACCTCTTACATATCTATCtttccctctcctctcctctctctctctcgctctctctctttatttctctcctctccatatccctctccttcAAAGATTTTTTAAATGATACTTGTAAGTGGACTTCTCCATTGACCCCTTTATTGAACAAACAAAATCATTTTCTAAAGGGTCTGCTTATTGATCTCATGTAGTACACAAATGAATGCAACTAATAGACCAAAAGTTGTCCTAATTAACCTTCTAACCCTCTTCGGTGTACACAttcacaccaaggtgcaattgctagtatataTCCCTGTCACAGCTGCATCTTCGAAGTTTTCAATTGAAAGATATTTTGTAACTCGAGAACCATGGCTGCAGCTGCTGTACTGAAAAGGTAATTACATgtttttctttccatttttgttttcAATCCTTTGGTTAAGCCTGTACTGGTATCTAGATTTCTTGTTCTGCAATACAATCATAGTTTATTTAGAATTCTCAGACAATTACGAAGGGTGTTTATAAAATACAGACTGCAAGGCAAGGTTGCAGTAATCACAGGAGGATCAGGAGGACTTGGTGAAGCCACCGTAAGGCTGTTTGCCAATCATGGAGCCAAAGTCATAATTGCTGACATTGCAGATGAAGCCGGTACAAAAGTGGTTGAAACCCTTTCTCCCTGGGCGACATATATCCACTGTGACGTGACCAAAGAGCAAGATGTAAGCGCAGCTGTAGATTTAGCCATGGAAAAGCACGGAAAACTCGACATAATGTTTAATAACGCAGGGACCACCAACATCCAGAAGGGGACCGTGGCAGAGTATGATATGGATCAATTCGAGCGAGTGATGAATATAAATGTAAAAGGAGTAATACACGGCATGAAGCACGCAGCCCGTGTTATGATCCCCAACAAAAAGGGTCGCATTATTTCTATAGCTAGTATAGCAGGTGTAATGGGAGGAGTGGCTACATACTCCTACACAGCCTCCAAACATGCAGTCATTGGGCTGACTAAAAATGGTGCAGTCGAACTGGGGAAATATGGTATCAGAGTGAATTGTATTTCTCCTGCTGCTGTTGTCACAGATATGGTGATGAGGTACCATGGAGAGACTCCTTCAGCAGAGGCAAAGGCCAAGCTGGAGGCCTCGTTAAACAGACGGGCCACATTAAAGGAGGCAACCCTTGAAACAGTGGATGTTGCAAAGGCTGCTCTATATCTGGCCAGCGAGGGATCCAAATACGTAAGCGGTAATAATATTGTGGTAGATGGAGGAATAACAATTGTAAACAACGACTGGGCACTGTACCGGTGATCACTGGCAGACTCCTAAGTCAATTCCACATAAAAGAGAGTGTGGAAATACCATATAGTTGGATCTTTGATAAGATAACATTgtcaaatttattttgttttatatgaaTTAGTGCTACACTCTTTGGTATCTTTTGACAACTTGTTTGTGTTAGTAAGTATAATGGGACTTATTTTTCTAAAAGATAAGAACAGAAGATTTGACTCTTTAGTCGATTCCACATAAAAGATAACATTgtcaaatttattttgttttatatgaaTTAGTGCTACACTCTTTGGAATCTTTTAACAACATGTTTGTGTTAGTAAGTATAATGGGACTTATTTTTCTAAAAGATAAGAACAGAAGATTTGACTCCTAAGTCAATTCCACATAAAAGATAGTGTGGAAATACCATGTAGTTGGATCTTTGATAAGATAACATTGtccaaattattttgttttatatgaATTAGTGCTACACTCTTTGGAATCTTTTGACAACTTGTTTGTGTTAGTAAGTGTAATAGCACTTAATTTTAAGATAAGGATAGAAAATTTGATGTACAAGATCACAATCATGTCAGGTAAGCAATAAAGTATCAAGACACTTGATGAGCGTGTGTGCATGTAGACATGTGTCTTGGTAGTGCTTGTGAATTGAATATAGATTTTGTgtgattatatttatttattttttaagtgaTTTTAGTTTGATTTTTAATAATCTTAAAATGTCTATAAATATTTGTGAATCGATTAGATAGTGACTAATTTCTTCAATGATAAACTTAGGAGCGAAAAATTCATATTTGAATGAAGTGAATTTTTTCAAATTGTGTGGCGTAGTCTATTTGATAAGTAAATGGCATTTTGGATTGGTTTGGATTATGGGGATGTATACTGGCATTTGGTGTTATGAATTGGCATAAAAATATTACAAGTGTTCTAATATTATATGATAGATCTCACAATTTAGTAATAGAGATACTCAAATATATCTCGAATATAGAATGAACACTTGAGCTAGGGCACACCATATGATACTTCTTTTTGAAATGAGATTGTATAATGTTCCTACTTGTAATAGATTAGCTAGAAATGtgaaataggaaaaaaaattaaaaaaatagaaaaacataaaaaatattgtaTTGCTTTAATGGAATCACATTACCAAATATTGCAAGATCCTTTGAGGGGGAAACCTCCTTTGACTAGTgcttaatataatataattgatggataattccttccattgtgaaaacttttatttatattaattcaaCCTAGAGGGACAATTGCTTCACAAATATATGAGATAAACCAATTTATTAGAAGGTGTGACTTACAAAGTATATGTGTCTAATCTACTTTTATTAATAAAAGAGTAAAAAATTAGGAATAAATTATTAGTGTTTAATGTCTTAGCCTCCCCTTCCCTTTAAAAATATTTATTCTCAAAGCTTGAGATGAGGAAGTAGTTGTTGTAGGTGGAAGAGTTGTTCCCATATTCCatctgttggaatcaaggaacatggagagggggtgtgaatcagtgttctttcggttatcaaattttctaatttaactttaaaccactggaagcataagaatgaaactaaaatgcagaaactcaaaatgaccaaccacaaaatcatgacACCAAGTTTTAtacatggaaacacaaatgggaaaaaccacggtgggatttgaacccacaatattattccactatgtccagtagaaaaataatattacatgaggggaatgccaatgcattcaggcacactgcctagagctcactgttcaattacaataagggctaaaaccccagaaggctcactaccttactaaTCAATTATAGTGATGAAATACAAAGAAAGaaatccaaaatagcatctaacaatgtctGGATGAGTTTATCTTAAGTGCCAAATCTCTGCTCGGCAACTCTATGCTGTTTCTTATCTCAATCAACTACTGGATCAAGAATACACATGTGAAAATGCACTAcaaaggattcttgatcaccactcggCCGCATATCAATCatatgttaggggtcccacagatactgagagggggggggggtgaatcagtatctgactggtaattagaatttcttaacctaaaacatgcagaacataatatagcagtgtaccggtatgcaagaaataatgcaataaacaaaatcaagtacatccacatgaaaagtataccataacacaagattttaacgaggaaacctggtgtgggaaaaacctcagtgggatttgtgacccacaatattcactcactggccaataagagaatattacttacaataggggcctgcacatgcaagaaggccaactgcctaaagctcactgctcaatgggaagtctcactgacttacaataaggattatacaaatccaatatcttgtactactttacaatagcatctttaatgccagattcaataccggttcctgctctattctttacatataccccttgacctatatttcgcacattaggtttgcctaatattttccttaatgcttctacatcacatcacctaaatgtctacaatgatctcttttatatataagagtcattttacaatttgccaggtcggcttacaataataaacaaaatattatataacaaaatcctatcggcctctgtgtcggtatacttcctttcttctgtgccggtgtcggtgtcctgagtgctagtgtggagtgtgatctgctgatgcctgtataatgcctttgccgatgccataggattgcaaggttgccatcaatgacaaaaccttcaatcacatacaatgtctcattggagtg is a genomic window of Cryptomeria japonica chromosome 7, Sugi_1.0, whole genome shotgun sequence containing:
- the LOC131056242 gene encoding short-chain dehydrogenase reductase 2a-like, whose protein sequence is MAAAAVLKRLQGKVAVITGGSGGLGEATVRLFANHGAKVIIADIADEAGTKVVETLSPWATYIHCDVTKEQDVSAAVDLAMEKHGKLDIMFNNAGTTNIQKGTVAEYDMDQFERVMNINVKGVIHGMKHAARVMIPNKKGRIISIASIAGVMGGVATYSYTASKHAVIGLTKNGAVELGKYGIRVNCISPAAVVTDMVMRYHGETPSAEAKAKLEASLNRRATLKEATLETVDVAKAALYLASEGSKYVSGNNIVVDGGITIVNNDWALYR